One window of Nymphaea colorata isolate Beijing-Zhang1983 chromosome 1, ASM883128v2, whole genome shotgun sequence genomic DNA carries:
- the LOC116253415 gene encoding TNF receptor-associated factor homolog 1b-like: protein MAGSVSDDNGMGGSSEVISSNQRCPSGDSISEWRSCEQVENGTPSTSPPYWDTDDDDDCGPKPSELYGKFTWKIENFSQINKRELRSNAFEVGGYKWYILVYPQGCDVCNHLSLFLCVANHDKLLPGWSHFAQFTIAVVNKDPKKSKYSDTLHRFWKKEHDWGWKKFMELSKVFDGFIVGDMLVIKAQVQVIREKAHRPFRCLDCQYRRELVRVYLTNVEGICRRFVEERRSKLGKLIEDKGRWTSFRAFWLGMDQNARRRMSREKSDTILKLVVKQFFIEKEVTSTLVMDSLYSGLKALESQSSNTCRRTKSTEHEEMPLPIVHVEKDMFVLADDVLQLLERAAAEPLPPLKDDKGPQNRTKEGMSGEDLNKDSIERDERRLTELGRRTVEIFAVTQIYCNRIEVAYQEAVALKRQEELIREEEAAWQAENDLKSKRAASDKEKRTKKKQAKQKRNNRKKDKAKDEKSGALLHDKHQKQTILEERTLVEFSAKEQSDLAKCDAQECDVSDVSDTVEYNVEACQPTEDRDVSPVNWDTDMSEIHPATEASGSEISIQRAEYGKIDKKNRTAMDDSSSTCSTDSVPSIVMNGQHRGHALRGYNSQTSPSREKNEQAKECHDQIGSTHDGDRPSLDSVPDAGLVCDDSSTCGSIGPESDSFLSLKDRTRWVDQHIEKDEVSLQQKRTVKNVDLERPSKQSPERAEEVSSSPASPPTVRNMKPTSETSETSGLAQAEPVLSRQASTNSPSEKGVLLLTRSSNPFSSTSQNETQRPTSIPKVQIDHHDNSSLKTISSDANAALSRPSSAPIFAASRATTSVISTTSSPPLLARSVSAAGRLGTSIDQQSATSCSPAGASQSYRNAIMNGHKVRASGIPSYSSSSYPRVSPASSYSQPLSSTSATSSLSHGASSPASITTSMLCQSSSVRKPGNSAGTSNCPGFTFGTVAPEILQPPHQSELLLDESSPVSWLNDSTSQEGENSLFCESYFQDVPSLEVSSSGNRRPMGLADSQDEFPHLDIINYLFDEEHSIGKAATVGGMLKGPGNHIFNRQFTFPGLHGFGRGSDMGMMDPGTSLHGSQLERSARYAGNSLQLDYGSRTGWYDIQREGHDIMLSSYMAQPTALAESFLCTNPLGQLHWSADSSDISLLRNSEADGSLFQMPVAGYTNLGCSNGLNGYSVFRPANGR from the exons ATGGCAGGGTCTGTTAGCGATGACAATGGAATGGGGGGATCATCGGAGGTGATCTCTAGCAACCAGAGATGTCCGTCGGGAGATTCCATCTCTGAGTGGAGATCGTGTGAGCAAGTTGAGAATGGTACCCCATCAACGTCCCCTCCATACTGGGACACCGATGACGATGATGATTGTG GACCAAAGCCATCTGAATTATATGGAAAGTTTACttggaagattgaaaacttctCACAAATAAACAAACGAGAGCTGCGAAGTAATGCATTTGAGGTTGGTGGATATAAATG GTATATCTTAGTCTACCCACAAGGTTGTGACGTATGTAACCATCTTTCTTTGTTCCTGTGTGTTGCTAATCACGACAAACTTCTTCCTG GTTGGAGTCACTTTGCACAGTTTACAATAGCTGTAGTGAATAAAGATCCAAAAAAGTCTAAATACTCAG ATACTTTGCATCGGTTTTGGAAGAAGGAACATGATTGGGGATGGAAAAAGTTCATGGAGTTGTCAAAAGTGTTTGATGGTTTCATTGTTGGTGACATGCTTGTAATAAAGGCACAAGTTCAAGTTATTAG GGAGAAGGCACATCGTCCTTTTCGTTGCCTTGATTGCCAGTATAGGCGGGAGCTTGTTCGAGTGTACTTAACAAATGTTGAAGGAATCTGCAGACGATTTGTTGAAGAGAGGAGGAGCAAGCTTGGGAAGTTGATTGAGGATAAAGGAAGATGGACAAG CTTCCGTGCATTTTGGTTGGGAATGGACCAGAATGCAAGGCGCCGCATGTCAAGAGAGAAAAGTGACACCATATTGAAGCTTGTTGTGAAGCAATTCTTCATAGAGAAGGAAGTGACCTCCACTCTAGTCATGGATTCTTTGTACAGTGGCCTGAAGGCTCTTGAAAGCCAAAGTTCAAACACATGCAGAAGGACAAAGTCAACTGAACACGAGGAAATGCCACTTCCAATTGTTCATGTTGAAAAGGATATGTTTGTTCTGGCCGATGACGTGTTGCAGTTGCTTGAGAGGGCTGCAGCTGAGCCTTTGCCTCCACTGAAGGATGACAAGGGTCCTCAAAACCGGACAAAG GAGGGAATGTCTGGAGAGGACCTCAACAAAGACTCAATTGAACGTGACGAGAGACGCCTTACTGAACTTGGACGGAGGACTGTTGAAATATTTGCTGTAACTCAAATATACTG CAATAGAATTGAAGTCGCTTATCAAGAGGCTGTTGCTTTAAAGAGGCAAGAGGAACTTATTCGTGAAGAGGAGGCAGCATGGCAAGCTGAAAATGATCTTAAATCAAAGCGCGCTGCATCTGACAAAGAAAAGCGAACTAAAAAGAAGCAG GCTaagcaaaagagaaacaatCGCAAGAAGGATAAGGCCAAGGATGAGAAATCTGGTGCACTGCTGCATGATAAGCACCAGAAGCAGACAATTTTGGAGGAAAGAACCCTCGTGGAATTCTCTGCCAAGGAACAGTCTGACCTTGCTAAATGTGATGCTCAAGAATGTGATGTTTCTGATGTGTCAGATACTGTGGAATATAATGTTGAAGCTTGTCAACCAACAGAAGACAGAGATGTTAGCCCAGTCAATTGGGACACAGATATGTCAGAAATACATCCCGCGACAGAAGCTAGTGGCTCTGAGATAAGTATTCAACGTGCAGAATATGGgaaaattgacaaaaagaaTCGAACTGCCATGGACGACAGCTCCTCCACATGTTCTACTGATTCCGTTCCTTCCATTGTAATGAATGGGCAACACAGAGGACATGCTTTGCGTGGATACAACAGCCAAACATCACCAAGCAG AGAAAAGAATGAGCAGGCCAAAGAATGCCATGATCAAATTGGTTCCACCCATGATGGTGACAGACCATCTTTGGATTCTGTCCCAGATGCTGGCTTAGTATGTGATGATAGTAGCACCTGTGGAAGCATTGGACCTGAATCTGATTCTTTCTTGTCATTAAAAGATCGAACACGTTGGGTAGATCAGCATATTGAGAAG GATGAAGTTTCATTACAACAAAAACGGACTGTAAAAAATGTTGACCTTGAAAGACCTTCAAAGCAGTCACCTGAACGAGCAGAGGAAGTTTCATCATCCCCCGCCAGCCCACCTACTGTGAGAAATATGAAGCCTACTTCAGAAACAAGTGAAACAAGTGGGCTAGCTCAAGCTGAGCCAGTTCTTTCGAGGCAAGCATCTACGAACAGCCCATCGGAAAAAGGAGTGCTGCTACTAACCAGATCATCTAATCCCTTCTCATCCACGTCCCAAAATGAAACTCAAAGGCCGACAAGTATACCAAAGGTCCAGATAGATCACCATGATAACTCCTCACTGAAAACAATATCAAGTGATGCAAATGCTGCATTGTCAAGACCATCAAGTGCCCCAATTTTTGCTGCTTCTAGAGCGACAACTTCAGTCATATCCACTACTTCATCACCTCCATTGTTGGCACGCTCGGTGAGTGCAGCTGGCCGGTTAGGGACTAGTATTGATCAACAGTCGGCCACTTCATGTAGTCCTGCTGGTGCTTCTCAATCTTATAGAAATGCCATTATGAATGGACACAAAGTGAGAGCTTCAGGAATTCCTAGCTATTCCTCGTCCTCGTATCCTAGAGTAAGTCCAGCTTCTTCCTACTCTCAACCTCTCTCTTCAACATCAGCGACCTCATCATTGTCACATGGTGCATCATCGCCTGCATCCATAACAACTTCAATGCTCTGCCAGAGCAGCTCTGTGAGGAAACCTGGCAATTCTGCAGGTACAAGCAACTGTCCTGGTTTTACTTTTGGCACAGTGGCACCTGAGATATTGCAACCGCCGCATCAATCAGAATTGCTTCTTGACGAATCCAGTCCTGTCTCTTGGTTGAATGATAGCACGTCACAAGAAGGTGAGAACAGTCTCTTCTGCGAATCATATTTTCAGGACGTTCCAAGCCTGGAGGTCTCCAGTTCAGGTAATAGGCGTCCAATGGGCCTTGCTGACTCGCAGGATGAGTTTCCTCATCTTGATATTAtcaattacctatttgatgagGAGCATAGTATCGGGAAAGCAGCAACAGTTGGTGGCATGCTAAAGGGCCCAGGGAATCATATCTTCAATAGGCAATTTACCTTTCCCGGACTGCATGGTTTTGGACGAGGGAGTGACATGGGAATGATGGACCCAGGCACTTCTTTGCATGGGAGTCAGCTTGAGAGGTCAGCAAGGTATGCTGGTAACAGTCTCCAGCTGGATTATGGCTCACGAACTGGTTGGTATGACATACAAAGAGAGGGGCATGACATTATGCTTTCTTCATATATGGCACAACCTACTGCATTGGCAGAGAGCTTCTTATGCACTAATCCTCTAGGTCAACTTCATTGGTCTGCAGATTCTTCTGATATTTCATTGTTGAGAAACTCCGAGGCAGATGGATCTCTTTTTCAAATGCCTGTTGCAGGCTATACCAA